The sequence below is a genomic window from Gammaproteobacteria bacterium.
TTTAGCTGAAGCCCTTGCTAACTGCATCCGAAACAATAGCAAAAGCAGTTGCGCTCAACGCCCTCCCTCGGGATAATTGCCCATCGCAAAAAACTAGCCAGGAGTACCTAGTGGTCCATGACCTAATAAAACATTTAGTTGCTTGGATTTACTTACACCCTAACTGGGCGGAGCTTGCATTATTTTTACTTTCTGCCGTCGAATCACTCGCAGTTATTGGGTTTTTCATTCCCGGCACGATTGTGATGACAGCGGTTGGTATTTTTATTGGCGCCGGCTTACTTCCTTACTGGCCAATGGTCCTGTGCGCCGCCTCCGGCTCTCTTTTTGGTGACGCCTTAAGCTTTACCCTTGGTTATTACGTCAAAGATAACCTTAACCAAATCTGGCCTTTTCGAACACGTCAGCACTGGTTAACTAAAGGGCAGCAGTTTTTTCAAAAACATGGTGGGAAAAGCATATTTTTCGCTCGCTTTATTGGCCCAATCAGAGCCTTGGCGCCTATAATTGCTGGCGCTATGCGCATGCCTGCGAGTAAATTTTACATCATTGATAGCCTCTCCGCTTTTGTATGGGGGGCTGTCTATCTTCTCCCTGGTATACTTTTGGGCGAAGCTTCGCTTGAACTCCCCCCTGATATCACAGAACATTTATTCCGCTTTGTATTCTTAACACTTATCATTCTCATTGTTGGCGCATGGATCACGCGGCTTTTGGTGTTGCATGTCAATGAAGTTATAAAAAATGCCTTATCTTGTCTCTGGACAAAAATGAAAGAATCCTCTTCGTTCACTTTTATTTGTCATCTATTTCGCCATCATGAAATCGATCATCCTCGAGGGCAGCTAGGAACATTATTTGTGTTTGTATTTATACTCACTGCATTTATTCTATTAACTGTTACGGTTTGCACCAATAATCCTGCGCTGGCTACTTACAATCTAGAAATACATCATTATCTACAAAGCTTCCGCATGCAGTGGGTAGATAATCTTATGCTTGCAGTCACCGTGCTAGGGCAAAAAGAAATTTTAGCTTCTATTGTATTGGCAGTATGTGTATGGCTAAGTTACAAGCGTTACTGGCGCGCCACTATTTTTTGGATTGGATCTTTCTTATTAGGGGCAGGAGCTGCGTACGCACTTAAAGCAGCAGTACACTTTCATAGACCCAACCAACTATTTGAAGCTATTGACGGTTTTTCCTACCCCAGCGGCCATGTTGTCTTAGTCACGATACTCTACGGTGGGCTCGCTTACTTAATGGCCAGCCATCACTCAAAAAAATATCGCTGGATCGGATATACCATTGCCAGCTTATTGATCGCTGCTGTTGCTTGCTCTAGAGCGTTTTTAGGCGTGCATTGGTTGTCTGATATTGTTGGCAGCATTCTACTTGGCTGGTTAAGTTTGCTCTTTATGGCTTTCTTCTATCAACGCCATCCTAGTCAAAATATTCAAGCGAAGAAATTACTTCCTGCTGTAGTTATTTTGCAGTTTATTTTTTCCTGGGTTTACCTACATCATTACTATGCGCATATGGTAGAAAATTATCAACTTCACCCTTTCGCAAAAACTCAAATCATAGAGACGAAAACATGGTGGAAAAACGGCTACCCTGCCGCCTCAATGATGGCGAATAATCGATTTGGGGCACCGAAGGAACGGCTCAATATTCAATGGGCAGGAAATGAAAAAGATATCAGCGCACTTTTAACCGCTCAAGGTTGGAAGTCTGCTTTAGAACCTCACAATTGGGTGTTAGAAATTCAACATCCAGAAAATAAAACGCCAGTGATTAATCTTGAGCTTAAAACACGTTTTTTTGAAGATAAAAAACCTAAACTTATTTTTTACAAGCCATTAAATATTCCTCACACTTTTATGGTGTTGCAACTTTGGAAAACGAATATTACGCTCAGCCCTTTTGCAATAGAATTATTGGCAGGAAAAATTAGTGTTAATACGGATATGAGAAAATCTCCTATTAATTTTAATGAAGCCAAACTAATGACAGAGTTTCTACAAAGTCTGAATAACGCTGTAATGACCCGAGTCACCTTTGCTCAAACATTACCATCTTCGCAAACAACACCGAATGACACGTCAATTATTTTGATACGGCCAGTAGATCAATAAAAGAATAGGCGGGCACAAAAACCCGCCTACGCAATATTATTTTCCATCTCCTACAGTTAGCTCTGGAGCAAGTTTCGCCGCACGTTTTTCACCAACACGTTTTACAGCAGCGATATCACTAACAGCTTTAAAATTACCATGCTCTGTTCGATACGCTACAATCGCATCTGCGGTACTTGGGCCTATGCCGGTTACACAGCTACTAATGGTGGCCGCATCTGCAGTGTTTATATTGACTGGCTTGGTGCAGGTGGTTGCTGCATCAGCCGCAAAGGATGGGAGGGTAAAAGCAATCGCCAAAGCGGCAACGGCGGTGCGAACATAAGATTGAGGACGTTTCATTGGATATTTCCTTTGACTCGCGTGCTCCTCTTGGCATCTTTTTTGCGATATACGCACAGAGATTCTAATCAAGATCAGTTTTGGAATCAATACCGACAAACTAAATTTGTCAAACCAAAACTCTTTGAGACTACGTTAATGTTGGGTTATTCTATCATCCTAAATGCAGCAGTTAAAAATGCAAAGTAAAGAAAAAAATAGCCCCGAAAAAAAATCATATGGAAAAAAAATATCAGTATATCAATAGTGTAAAATATACCTACGCCGGATCTCTACAAGATAGAAAGATATTATTGGTAGTTGGGCGTACTAATTTTTATAAAAGCTCTATCATCTTAGAAACTTTAATTTCTACGCTGCATTCTTTTGGTATCACCATACTATGGTACGAAAACAAGCTGACCTCAATCCAAAAGACGATTGACTCAGAACTTGGCACATGGGATAAATCTAGCCTAAATCAATTATTTAAAAACAAGCATCTTTCGCGCAGCTATCTTCGCTCAGCAGTCAAATTTTTCTTACTACTTAAACATCCATCACGCTGGCGCTATATTTTAAATAAGCCGCCTAAAAACCCATCTGAACAAGCAAGAGAGCTTAAGCAATTTATTCGAAAGCTAGGCCAGAAAGATATTATAATTCTTGCCCATTCGGCAGGCAGCATTATTGCTTCATTAGCTGAAGATCAGCCGACATTGAAAAAAATAATTTGTTTTGGCTATCCCTTCAAACACCCGGATCATGATGAAGAGCCTTATCGAACAGAGCATTTAAGGTTTATAAAGAAACCTATACTTATTATTCAAGGCCGCGACGACGAATATGGAGGAGAAAATATTATTGCTCGTTACGCTCTTTCTTCTTCAATCACCATCATGTTTACTAACGACAATCATGACTACAATAATATGTCGTCAGAAGACTATGAAAAGGTCCTATCGTGTGTTCGATTTTTTATAGAAGAACCACGCTAATGAGATAACTGGTCTTAGTCCTTCTACGTCGTATACGTATTATCTAAGTCATTATCGCACCCACCACCATTTGCAACAGTGGTTGATAAAGCAGTTGATTGTGTCCAGTAGTCTATATTACAACTTATTCCATCCGGCCCGTCGTTGTTAGATTTAAATCCGGCGTGATGACTACCGCTGCCTTTTGACTCTCTATTCTTGGCTTTGTATTGAAAGTAAGTATCAGTAATCTCTCCCTTATGGGCGCTAACCTTACTATCAGAACAGTAAGCTCTAATACTTTCAGGAGGTTTGGTCGTTTTACTGTCAATTTTGTTTCCCTTCGAGTCTATGGCACCATCATTAGCGGTGCAAATAGCCTGCATTTTTTCTTCACTCTCTGCTCCAACACTCCAATCACTACCAGAACAACTCCATGTTATTGGATTATCACTAGGCTGCGGACAGTAAGAATAATTTGTTTCGATCGCAAAACTTACCGAAGCAAGACAGATGCTTTGAATAATAATCAAGTGTTTAAGTTTAATCATGCGTGACTTCTTCATATTTAATTTACTCCATGAAATTTAAAATATCATCCTACTTATAGATCATTACTTAGTTAAAAACAACAGTAAGCGTTACAAAACCTGCCTCTGTTAGAAATAATTTGGTTCTGTCGCAATTTTAATTGGTTTGGGCTTTGTTTCCTAGCTCAATTTAAGCACAACTCTTCTCTTTTTATCTGATTCCGTTATCATGTTAC
It includes:
- a CDS encoding VTT domain-containing protein: MVHDLIKHLVAWIYLHPNWAELALFLLSAVESLAVIGFFIPGTIVMTAVGIFIGAGLLPYWPMVLCAASGSLFGDALSFTLGYYVKDNLNQIWPFRTRQHWLTKGQQFFQKHGGKSIFFARFIGPIRALAPIIAGAMRMPASKFYIIDSLSAFVWGAVYLLPGILLGEASLELPPDITEHLFRFVFLTLIILIVGAWITRLLVLHVNEVIKNALSCLWTKMKESSSFTFICHLFRHHEIDHPRGQLGTLFVFVFILTAFILLTVTVCTNNPALATYNLEIHHYLQSFRMQWVDNLMLAVTVLGQKEILASIVLAVCVWLSYKRYWRATIFWIGSFLLGAGAAYALKAAVHFHRPNQLFEAIDGFSYPSGHVVLVTILYGGLAYLMASHHSKKYRWIGYTIASLLIAAVACSRAFLGVHWLSDIVGSILLGWLSLLFMAFFYQRHPSQNIQAKKLLPAVVILQFIFSWVYLHHYYAHMVENYQLHPFAKTQIIETKTWWKNGYPAASMMANNRFGAPKERLNIQWAGNEKDISALLTAQGWKSALEPHNWVLEIQHPENKTPVINLELKTRFFEDKKPKLIFYKPLNIPHTFMVLQLWKTNITLSPFAIELLAGKISVNTDMRKSPINFNEAKLMTEFLQSLNNAVMTRVTFAQTLPSSQTTPNDTSIILIRPVDQ
- a CDS encoding helix-hairpin-helix domain-containing protein — encoded protein: MKRPQSYVRTAVAALAIAFTLPSFAADAATTCTKPVNINTADAATISSCVTGIGPSTADAIVAYRTEHGNFKAVSDIAAVKRVGEKRAAKLAPELTVGDGK